Proteins from a genomic interval of Kribbella aluminosa:
- a CDS encoding alpha/beta hydrolase family protein produces the protein MMTPDPIWSADGSFAAITYNSPVTPPTVYRYVPNGELTAIAQVEVPAELQHPESLRVPSFDGEQVPVFVFRPTAPKLGSTVVHVHGGPEGAAMRIWSPIISSLAGEGHTVVVPNVRGSAGYGKRWYSLDDRQLRLDSVKDLAAINAWLPTIDGDPKRAVLWGGSYGGYMVLAGVAFQPDLWAAGVDIVGIASLVTFLENTSDYRRAMREREYGYLATDREFLESASPLSRVDDIRAPLFVIHGANDPRVPLSEAEQITEALTNRGVPCQLLVYPDEGHGLAKLANRLDAYPQAFSFLRDHLA, from the coding sequence ATGATGACGCCGGACCCGATCTGGTCGGCGGACGGCTCGTTCGCGGCGATCACCTACAACTCCCCGGTCACCCCGCCGACCGTGTACCGGTACGTGCCGAACGGTGAGCTGACGGCGATCGCCCAGGTCGAGGTCCCGGCCGAGCTGCAGCATCCGGAGAGCCTGCGGGTGCCGTCGTTCGACGGCGAGCAGGTCCCGGTCTTCGTCTTCCGGCCGACCGCTCCGAAGCTGGGCTCCACGGTTGTCCACGTGCACGGCGGGCCGGAGGGTGCCGCGATGCGGATCTGGAGCCCGATCATCTCGTCGCTGGCCGGCGAGGGACACACGGTCGTCGTACCGAACGTCCGCGGCTCGGCCGGCTACGGCAAGCGCTGGTACTCGCTGGACGACCGTCAGCTGCGGCTGGACTCGGTGAAGGACCTGGCCGCGATCAACGCGTGGCTGCCGACGATCGACGGCGACCCGAAGCGGGCCGTGCTCTGGGGCGGCTCGTACGGCGGGTACATGGTGCTGGCCGGCGTCGCGTTCCAGCCGGACCTGTGGGCGGCCGGGGTGGACATCGTCGGGATCGCTTCGCTGGTGACGTTCCTGGAGAACACGTCGGACTACCGCCGCGCGATGCGGGAGCGCGAGTACGGGTACCTCGCCACCGACCGGGAGTTCCTGGAGTCCGCGAGCCCGCTCAGCCGGGTCGACGACATCCGGGCGCCGCTGTTCGTCATCCACGGCGCGAACGACCCGCGAGTGCCGCTGTCGGAGGCCGAGCAGATCACGGAGGCGCTGACCAACCGCGGCGTACCGTGCCAGCTGCTCGTTTATCCGGACGAAGGCCACGGCCTCGCCAAGCTGGCGAACCGCCTGGACGCGTACCCGCAGGCGTTCAGCTTCCTCCGAGACCACCTGGCGTAA